The following are from one region of the Streptomyces rubrogriseus genome:
- the desD gene encoding desferrioxamine E synthetase DesD, with amino-acid sequence MTLADAVAHLTPEHWERANRLLIRKALAEFTHERLLSPEREPDGDAYVVRSDDGLTAYRFTATVRALDHWQVDAASVTRHRDGAELPLAALDFFVELKQTLGLSDEILPVYLEEISSTLSGTCYKLTKPQLTSAELARSGDFQAVETGMTEGHPCFVANNGRLGFGIHEYLSYAPETASPVRLVWLAAHRSRAAFTAGVGIEYESFVRDELGEGTVDRFHGVLRGRGLDPADYLLIPVHPWQWWNKLTVTFAAEVARGHLVCLGEGDDEYLAQQSIRTFFNASHPEKHYVKTALSVLNMGFMRGLSAAYMEATPAINDWLARLIEGDPVLKETGLSIIRERAAVGYRHLEYERATDRYSPYRKMLAALWRESPVPSLRDGETLATMASLVHVDHEGASFAGALIERSGLTPTEWLRHYLRAYYVPLLHSFYAYDLVYMPHGENVILVLEDGVVRRAIYKDIAEEIAVMDPDAVLPPEVARIAVDVPEDKKLLSIFTDVFDCFFRFLAANLAEEGIVTEDAFWRTVAEVTREYQESVPELADKFERYDMFAPGFALSCLNRLQLRDNRQMVDLADPSGALQLVGTLRNPLAGR; translated from the coding sequence ATGACCCTCGCCGACGCCGTCGCCCACCTGACCCCCGAACACTGGGAGCGGGCCAACCGCCTCCTGATCCGCAAGGCGCTGGCCGAGTTCACCCACGAGCGGCTGCTGAGCCCGGAGCGGGAGCCCGACGGGGACGCGTACGTCGTCCGCAGCGACGACGGCCTGACCGCGTACCGCTTCACCGCCACCGTCCGCGCCCTGGACCACTGGCAGGTCGACGCCGCCTCCGTCACCCGCCACCGCGACGGCGCCGAACTGCCGCTCGCCGCGCTGGACTTCTTCGTCGAGCTGAAGCAGACCCTGGGTCTGAGCGACGAGATCCTCCCGGTCTACCTGGAGGAGATCTCCTCCACCCTCTCCGGCACCTGCTACAAGCTGACCAAGCCGCAGCTCACCTCCGCCGAGCTGGCCCGGAGCGGAGACTTCCAGGCCGTCGAGACCGGCATGACCGAGGGCCACCCCTGCTTCGTCGCCAACAACGGGCGCCTCGGCTTCGGCATCCACGAGTACCTGTCGTACGCCCCCGAGACCGCGAGCCCGGTCCGGCTGGTGTGGCTGGCCGCGCACCGCTCGCGGGCGGCGTTCACTGCGGGCGTGGGCATCGAGTACGAGTCCTTCGTCCGGGACGAGCTGGGCGAGGGGACCGTCGACCGCTTCCACGGCGTGCTGCGCGGGCGCGGCCTGGACCCGGCCGACTACCTCCTCATCCCGGTGCACCCCTGGCAGTGGTGGAACAAGCTCACCGTCACCTTCGCCGCCGAGGTCGCCCGCGGGCACCTGGTCTGCCTGGGTGAGGGTGACGACGAGTACCTGGCCCAGCAGTCCATCCGCACCTTCTTCAACGCCTCGCACCCCGAGAAGCACTACGTGAAGACGGCCCTGTCCGTCCTCAACATGGGCTTCATGCGCGGTCTGTCGGCGGCCTACATGGAGGCCACCCCGGCCATCAACGACTGGCTCGCCCGGCTGATCGAGGGCGACCCGGTACTGAAGGAGACGGGGCTGAGCATCATCCGGGAGCGGGCGGCCGTCGGCTACCGGCACCTGGAGTACGAGCGGGCCACCGACCGCTACTCGCCGTACCGCAAGATGCTGGCGGCCCTGTGGCGGGAGAGCCCCGTGCCGTCCCTCCGGGACGGGGAGACCCTCGCCACCATGGCCTCCCTCGTGCACGTCGACCACGAGGGCGCCTCCTTCGCGGGTGCGCTGATCGAGCGGTCCGGGCTCACGCCCACCGAGTGGCTGCGGCACTACCTGCGGGCCTACTACGTCCCGCTGCTGCACAGCTTCTACGCCTACGACCTGGTGTACATGCCGCACGGCGAGAACGTCATCCTCGTCCTCGAGGACGGCGTGGTGCGGCGGGCGATCTACAAGGACATCGCCGAGGAGATCGCGGTGATGGACCCGGACGCGGTGCTGCCGCCGGAGGTCGCCCGGATCGCGGTGGACGTGCCGGAGGACAAGAAGCTCCTGTCGATCTTCACGGACGTCTTCGACTGCTTCTTCCGCTTCCTGGCCGCGAACCTGGCGGAGGAGGGGATCGTCACGGAGGACGCCTTCTGGCGGACGGTCGCCGAGGTCACCCGGGAGTACCAGGAGTCGGTGCCGGAGCTGGCCGACAAGTTCGAGCGGTACGACATGTTCGCGCCCGGGTTCGCGCTGTCCTGCCTCAACCGGCTCCAGCTGCGCGACAACCGGCAGATGGTGGACCTGGCCGACCCGTCCGGCGCGCTCCAGCTCGTCGGCACCCTGAGGAACCCCCTGGCGGGCCGGTAG
- a CDS encoding GNAT family N-acetyltransferase, with translation MSRTSTTAATAVGALTLRPVDPLTDAELLHGWLTHPKSAFWMMQDARLVDVERAYMELAADEHQQAHVGLHDGDPAFLMERYDPAHRELVGLYEPEPGDVGMHFLVAPTDRPVHGFTRAVITAVMTELFADPATRRVVVEPDVTNTAVHALNAAVGFVPEREIQKPEKKALLSFCTREQFAKAVSA, from the coding sequence ATGAGCCGTACGAGCACCACCGCCGCCACCGCCGTCGGGGCGCTGACCCTGCGCCCCGTCGACCCGCTGACCGACGCCGAGCTGCTGCACGGCTGGCTCACCCACCCCAAGTCCGCGTTCTGGATGATGCAGGACGCCCGGCTGGTGGACGTCGAGCGGGCCTACATGGAGCTGGCCGCCGACGAGCACCAGCAGGCCCACGTCGGCCTGCACGACGGGGACCCGGCCTTCCTGATGGAGCGCTACGACCCCGCCCACCGGGAACTGGTCGGGCTGTACGAGCCCGAGCCGGGCGACGTCGGCATGCACTTCCTGGTCGCGCCGACCGACCGGCCCGTGCACGGCTTCACCCGCGCCGTGATCACCGCCGTGATGACCGAGCTGTTCGCCGACCCGGCGACCCGGCGGGTGGTCGTCGAACCGGACGTCACCAACACCGCCGTGCACGCCCTGAACGCAGCCGTCGGATTCGTGCCCGAGCGCGAGATCCAGAAGCCGGAGAAGAAGGCCTTGCTGAGCTTCTGCACCCGCGAGCAGTTCGCGAAGGCGGTGTCCGCATGA
- a CDS encoding lysine N(6)-hydroxylase/L-ornithine N(5)-oxygenase family protein, translating to MTALPEAPQTTYDFVGIGLGPFNLGLACLTEPIAELNGVFLESKPDFEWHAGMFLDGAHLQTPFMSDLVTLADPTSPYSFLNYLKEQGRLYSFYIRENFYPLRVEYDDYCRWAAHKLSSVRFSTTVTEVTYDEREELYAVATTSGDTYRARRLVLGTGTPPHIPDACRGLAGDFLHNSRYVQQRAELVKKKSITLVGSGQSAAEIYQDLLGEIDVHGYRLNWVTRSPRFFPLEYTKLTLEMTSPEYVDYYHALPEDTRYRLTAEQKGLFKGIDGDLINEIFDLLYRKRLGGPVPTRLLTNSALTSARYTDGTYTLGFRQEEQGTDFEIETEGLVLATGYRYTEPEFLKPVRDRLRYDSRGNFDIGRNYAVDVTGGGVFLQNAGVHAHSVTSPDLGMGAYRNSCIVRELLGREYYPVERTIAFQEFAA from the coding sequence TTGACCGCGCTTCCTGAAGCCCCGCAGACCACCTACGACTTCGTGGGCATCGGTCTCGGCCCCTTCAACCTCGGCCTCGCCTGCCTCACCGAGCCCATCGCCGAGCTGAACGGCGTCTTCCTGGAGTCCAAGCCGGACTTCGAGTGGCACGCCGGGATGTTCCTGGACGGCGCCCACCTCCAGACCCCGTTCATGTCGGACCTGGTGACGCTCGCCGACCCGACCTCGCCGTACTCCTTCCTGAACTACCTGAAGGAGCAGGGCCGCCTCTACTCGTTCTACATCCGGGAGAACTTCTACCCGCTGCGCGTCGAGTACGACGACTACTGCCGCTGGGCCGCGCACAAACTGAGCAGCGTCCGCTTCTCCACCACGGTCACCGAGGTGACGTACGACGAGCGCGAGGAGCTGTACGCCGTCGCCACCACCTCCGGCGACACCTACCGCGCCCGCCGCCTCGTCCTGGGCACCGGCACCCCGCCGCACATCCCGGACGCCTGCCGGGGCCTGGCCGGCGACTTCCTCCACAACAGCCGGTACGTCCAGCAGCGTGCGGAGCTGGTGAAGAAGAAGTCGATCACACTGGTCGGCAGCGGCCAGTCCGCCGCCGAGATCTACCAGGACCTGCTGGGCGAGATCGACGTCCACGGCTACCGGCTGAACTGGGTGACCCGCTCCCCGCGGTTCTTCCCGCTCGAATACACCAAGCTCACCCTGGAGATGACCTCCCCGGAGTACGTGGACTACTACCACGCGCTGCCCGAGGACACCCGCTACCGCCTCACGGCCGAGCAGAAGGGCCTGTTCAAGGGCATCGACGGCGATCTGATCAACGAGATCTTCGACCTGCTCTACCGGAAACGGCTCGGCGGCCCGGTCCCCACCCGCCTGCTCACCAACTCGGCGCTGACCAGCGCCCGGTATACGGACGGCACGTACACGCTCGGGTTCCGCCAGGAGGAGCAGGGCACGGACTTCGAGATCGAGACCGAGGGCCTGGTCCTCGCGACCGGCTACCGGTACACCGAGCCGGAGTTCCTCAAGCCCGTCCGGGACCGCCTGCGCTACGACTCCCGCGGCAACTTCGACATCGGCCGCAACTACGCCGTCGACGTCACGGGAGGCGGCGTGTTCCTGCAGAACGCGGGGGTCCACGCGCACAGCGTCACCAGCCCCGACCTGGGCATGGGCGCCTACCGCAACAGCTGCATCGTCCGGGAGCTGCTCGGCCGCGAGTACTACCCGGTCGAGCGGACGATCGCGTTCCAGGAGTTCGCCGCATGA
- the desA gene encoding lysine decarboxylase DesA, whose product MRSHLLNDTTAEQYRRSVTEGVERVAAKLATTDRPFTGITVDALSPRIDGIDLDEPLHDTAAALDELEDVYLRDAVYFHHPRYLAHLNCPVVIPALLGEAVLSAVNSSLDTWDQSAGGTLIERKLIDWTCDRIGLGPAADGVFTSGGTQSNLQALLLAREEAKAEDFTSLRIFASEASHFSVRKSAKLLGLGPDAVVSIPVDRDKRMQTVTLARELERCAQDGLVPMAVVATGGTTDFGSIDPLPEIAGLCEQYGVWMHVDAAYGCGLLASLKYRDRIDGIERADSVTVDYHKSFFQPVSSSAVLVRDAATLRHATYHAEYLNPRRMVQERIPNQVDKSLQTTRRFDALKLWMTLRVMGADGIGELFDEVCDLAAEGWKLLAADPRFDVVVQPSLSTLVFRHIPADVTDPAEIDRANLYARKALFASGDAVVAGTKVAGRHYLKFTLLNPETTPADIAAVLDLIAGHAEQYLGDSLDRAS is encoded by the coding sequence ATGCGTTCGCACCTGCTCAACGACACCACCGCGGAGCAGTACCGCCGCTCCGTGACCGAAGGAGTCGAGCGGGTGGCCGCCAAACTCGCCACCACCGACCGTCCGTTCACCGGCATCACGGTCGACGCCCTCTCCCCCCGCATCGACGGGATCGACCTCGACGAGCCGCTGCACGACACGGCCGCGGCCCTCGACGAGCTGGAGGACGTCTACCTCCGCGACGCCGTCTACTTCCACCACCCCCGCTACCTCGCCCACCTCAACTGCCCGGTCGTCATACCGGCGCTGCTCGGCGAGGCGGTCCTGTCCGCCGTCAACTCCTCCCTGGACACCTGGGACCAGTCGGCCGGCGGCACGCTCATCGAGCGGAAGCTGATCGACTGGACCTGCGACCGGATCGGCCTCGGCCCGGCGGCCGACGGCGTGTTCACCTCCGGCGGCACCCAGTCCAATCTCCAGGCGCTGCTCCTCGCCCGCGAGGAGGCGAAGGCCGAGGACTTCACCTCCTTGCGGATCTTCGCCTCCGAGGCCAGCCACTTCAGCGTCAGGAAGTCCGCGAAACTGCTCGGCCTCGGCCCCGACGCCGTCGTGTCGATCCCCGTCGACCGCGACAAGCGGATGCAGACCGTCACCCTCGCCCGCGAGCTGGAGCGCTGCGCGCAGGACGGCCTGGTCCCCATGGCCGTCGTCGCCACCGGCGGCACCACCGACTTCGGCTCCATCGACCCGCTGCCGGAGATCGCCGGACTGTGCGAGCAGTACGGCGTGTGGATGCACGTGGACGCGGCCTACGGCTGCGGGCTGCTCGCCTCCCTGAAGTACCGGGACCGCATCGACGGCATCGAGCGGGCCGACTCGGTCACCGTGGACTACCACAAGTCCTTCTTCCAGCCGGTGAGTTCGTCGGCCGTGCTGGTCCGGGACGCGGCCACCCTGCGCCACGCCACCTACCACGCGGAGTACCTCAACCCGCGCCGCATGGTGCAGGAACGAATCCCCAACCAGGTGGACAAGTCCCTCCAGACCACCCGCCGCTTCGACGCGCTCAAGCTGTGGATGACGCTGCGCGTGATGGGCGCCGACGGCATCGGCGAACTCTTCGACGAGGTGTGCGACCTGGCCGCCGAGGGGTGGAAACTGCTCGCCGCCGACCCGCGCTTCGACGTCGTGGTCCAGCCGTCGCTGTCCACGCTGGTCTTCCGCCACATCCCGGCGGACGTCACCGACCCCGCCGAGATCGACCGCGCCAACCTCTACGCCCGCAAGGCCCTGTTCGCGTCCGGCGACGCCGTGGTCGCGGGCACCAAGGTCGCCGGTCGCCACTACCTGAAGTTCACCCTGCTCAACCCCGAGACGACCCCGGCCGACATCGCCGCCGTCCTCGACCTGATCGCCGGCCACGCCGAGCAGTACCTGGGAGACTCCCTTGACCGCGCTTCCTGA
- a CDS encoding siderophore-interacting protein produces MTTAVAAPFRFFSLQVAGTRRLGPSLARVTFAGPDLRDFHSDGQDQSLSLFLPHPGQAEPAVPVEMGDGWWQGWRELPEDVRAVMRSYTLRSLRRDDDGHTAEIDVDFVLHGLEPNSGIQAGPAARWAADAAPGDRVLLLGPAVADNRAIRFRPPEDTDLVVIWGDETAVPAACAIVEALPAGTRARVWLQVPHAEDVQDPRTAADAEITWLVGDDAVGPEATLATLRAAQLPPAAHPYVWIAGESGCVKQLRRHFVGERGVDRRRVTFVGYWRRGLTEEQLREQG; encoded by the coding sequence ATGACGACGGCCGTGGCCGCCCCGTTCCGTTTCTTCTCCCTCCAGGTCGCAGGGACGCGGCGGCTCGGACCGTCCCTGGCCCGGGTCACCTTCGCGGGGCCCGACCTGCGCGACTTCCACTCCGACGGGCAGGACCAGTCCCTGTCGCTGTTCCTGCCGCATCCGGGGCAGGCCGAGCCCGCGGTCCCCGTCGAGATGGGCGACGGCTGGTGGCAGGGCTGGCGGGAACTGCCGGAGGACGTGCGGGCGGTGATGCGCTCGTACACGCTGCGATCGCTGCGCCGGGACGACGACGGGCACACCGCCGAGATCGACGTCGACTTCGTCCTGCACGGCCTCGAACCGAACTCGGGGATCCAGGCAGGCCCCGCCGCCCGCTGGGCCGCCGACGCCGCCCCCGGCGACCGCGTGCTGCTGCTCGGCCCGGCGGTCGCCGACAACCGGGCGATCCGCTTCCGGCCGCCCGAGGACACCGACCTGGTGGTGATCTGGGGCGACGAGACCGCCGTACCCGCCGCCTGCGCCATCGTGGAGGCACTGCCGGCCGGCACCCGCGCGCGGGTCTGGCTTCAGGTGCCGCACGCCGAGGACGTGCAGGACCCGCGGACGGCCGCGGACGCCGAGATCACCTGGCTGGTCGGGGACGACGCCGTCGGGCCCGAGGCGACCCTCGCCACCCTCCGGGCCGCCCAACTGCCGCCCGCCGCACACCCCTACGTCTGGATCGCGGGCGAGTCCGGCTGCGTCAAGCAGCTGCGGCGGCACTTCGTGGGCGAGCGCGGCGTCGACCGACGGCGCGTCACCTTCGTCGGCTACTGGCGCCGCGGCCTGACGGAGGAACAACTCCGCGAGCAGGGCTGA
- the desE gene encoding siderophore-binding protein DesE: MSNASATHPTRRGILAAGGALGLGAVLAACGDDDGKSGGAGDGSDGAAESGPWTFKDDRGTTVKLDKVPANIVAFTGVAAALFDYGVEVKGVFGPTTTKDGKPDVQAGDLDVDKVTVLGNEWGKLNVEKYASLAPEVLITTTFDTAGTLWSVPEESKDKIAKLAPSVAISVFDRQLTQPLQRMWELAESLGADLKAKKVTDAKAAFDKAAARLRAAAKAKPEIRVLAGSASPDLFYVSGTNLSVDLEYFKALGVNFVEPSEDAKKATGGWFESLSWENVDKYPADVIIMDDRASTIQPADITEGTWKQLPAVKAGQVIARSPEPILSYDKCTPLLDNLAEAIENAKKVG; this comes from the coding sequence ATGTCCAACGCCAGCGCTACCCACCCGACCCGCCGCGGAATCCTCGCCGCCGGCGGCGCCCTCGGCCTCGGCGCCGTGCTCGCGGCCTGCGGCGACGACGACGGCAAGAGCGGCGGAGCGGGCGACGGGTCGGACGGCGCCGCCGAGTCCGGCCCCTGGACCTTCAAGGACGACCGCGGCACGACCGTCAAGCTGGACAAGGTGCCGGCGAACATCGTCGCCTTCACGGGTGTCGCCGCCGCCCTCTTCGACTACGGCGTCGAGGTCAAGGGCGTCTTCGGCCCGACCACCACCAAGGACGGCAAGCCCGACGTGCAGGCCGGCGACCTCGACGTCGACAAGGTCACCGTGCTCGGCAACGAGTGGGGCAAGCTCAACGTCGAGAAGTACGCCTCCCTCGCCCCGGAAGTGCTCATCACCACGACGTTCGACACCGCGGGCACCCTCTGGTCCGTCCCGGAGGAGTCGAAGGACAAGATCGCCAAGCTCGCGCCGAGCGTCGCGATCTCGGTCTTCGACCGCCAGCTCACCCAGCCGCTCCAGCGCATGTGGGAGCTGGCCGAGTCGCTCGGCGCGGACCTGAAGGCCAAGAAGGTCACCGACGCCAAGGCCGCCTTCGACAAGGCCGCCGCCCGGCTGCGCGCCGCCGCCAAGGCCAAGCCGGAGATCCGGGTGCTGGCCGGCTCCGCGAGCCCCGACCTGTTCTACGTCTCCGGCACCAACCTCTCGGTGGACCTGGAGTACTTCAAGGCCCTCGGCGTGAACTTCGTCGAGCCCTCCGAGGACGCCAAGAAGGCGACCGGCGGCTGGTTCGAGTCCCTGAGCTGGGAGAACGTCGACAAGTACCCGGCCGACGTCATCATCATGGACGACCGCGCCTCGACCATCCAGCCCGCGGACATCACCGAGGGCACCTGGAAGCAGCTCCCCGCGGTCAAGGCCGGCCAGGTCATCGCCCGCTCCCCCGAGCCGATCCTGTCCTACGACAAGTGCACGCCCCTGCTGGACAACCTGGCCGAGGCGATCGAGAACGCCAAGAAGGTCGGCTGA
- a CDS encoding acyl-CoA dehydrogenase family protein, with the protein MDHKLSPELEELRRTVEQFAHDVVAPKIGDFYERHEFPYEIVREMGRMGLFGLPFPEEYGGMGGDYFALGVALEELARVDSSVAITLEAGVSLGAMPLHLFGTEEQKREWLPRLCSGEILGAFGLTEPDGGSDAGATRTTARLDEATNEWVVNGTKCFITNSGTDITGLVTVTAVTGRKPDGRPLISSIIVPSGTPGFTVAAPYSKVGWNASDTRELSFADVRVPAANLLGELGRGYAQFLRILDEGRVAIAALGTGLAQGCVDESVAYAKERHAFGRPIGANQAIQFKIADMEMKAHTARLAWRDAASRLVAGEPFKKEAALAKLYSSTVAVDNARDATQVHGGYGFMNEYPVARMWRDAKILEIGEGTSEVQRMLIARELGLVG; encoded by the coding sequence ATGGACCACAAGCTCTCCCCCGAACTGGAAGAACTGCGCCGCACGGTCGAACAGTTCGCGCACGACGTGGTGGCGCCGAAGATCGGCGACTTCTACGAGCGGCACGAGTTCCCGTACGAGATCGTCCGCGAGATGGGCCGCATGGGCCTGTTCGGGCTGCCGTTCCCGGAGGAGTACGGCGGCATGGGCGGCGACTACTTCGCCCTGGGCGTGGCCCTGGAGGAGCTGGCCCGGGTCGACTCGTCGGTGGCGATCACCCTGGAGGCGGGTGTCTCGCTGGGCGCGATGCCGCTGCACCTGTTCGGCACCGAGGAGCAGAAGCGCGAGTGGCTGCCCCGCCTCTGCTCGGGCGAGATCCTGGGCGCGTTCGGCCTCACCGAGCCGGACGGCGGCAGCGACGCGGGCGCGACCCGTACGACGGCCCGCCTGGACGAGGCCACGAACGAATGGGTCGTCAACGGCACCAAGTGCTTCATCACCAACTCCGGCACGGACATCACGGGCCTGGTCACGGTCACGGCGGTGACCGGCCGCAAGCCGGACGGCCGCCCGCTGATCTCGTCGATCATCGTCCCGTCGGGCACGCCGGGCTTCACGGTGGCCGCCCCGTACTCGAAGGTCGGCTGGAACGCTTCGGACACCCGTGAGCTGTCCTTCGCCGACGTCCGGGTCCCGGCGGCGAACCTGCTGGGCGAGCTGGGGCGCGGCTACGCGCAGTTCCTGCGCATCCTGGACGAGGGCCGGGTGGCGATCGCCGCACTGGGCACGGGGCTCGCGCAGGGCTGTGTGGACGAGTCGGTCGCCTACGCGAAGGAACGTCACGCCTTCGGCAGGCCCATCGGCGCCAACCAGGCCATCCAGTTCAAGATCGCCGACATGGAGATGAAGGCCCACACGGCCCGCCTCGCCTGGCGGGACGCGGCCTCGCGGCTGGTGGCGGGCGAGCCGTTCAAGAAGGAGGCGGCGCTGGCGAAGCTGTACTCGTCGACGGTCGCGGTGGACAACGCCCGGGACGCCACCCAGGTCCACGGCGGCTACGGTTTCATGAACGAGTACCCGGTGGCCCGCATGTGGCGGGACGCGAAGATCCTGGAGATCGGCGAGGGCACCAGCGAGGTCCAGCGGATGCTGATCGCACGGGAGTTGGGGCTGGTGGGCTGA
- a CDS encoding hydroxymethylglutaryl-CoA lyase — protein sequence MNTPELGLPMPVPAEGLPARVRIHEVGARDGLQNEKATVPTAVKAEFIRRLAGTGLTTIEATSFVHPKWVPQLADAEDLYPRISDLPVELPVLVPNERGLDRALALGARRVAVFASATESFAKANLNRTVDEALAMFEPVVTRAKGQGDDVRVRGYLSMCFGDPWEGPVAVPQVVRVCRALLDMGCDELSLGDTIGVATPGHVTALLAALTEAGVPVSALGVHFHDTYGQALANTLAALQRGVTTVDASAGGLGGCPFAKSATGNLATEDLVWMLRGLGIDTGVDLGRLVATSVWMAAHLGRPSPSRTVRALSHQES from the coding sequence GTGAACACCCCGGAACTGGGCCTGCCCATGCCCGTACCGGCCGAGGGCCTGCCCGCCCGCGTCCGCATCCACGAGGTCGGCGCGCGCGACGGTCTCCAGAACGAGAAGGCGACCGTGCCGACGGCCGTCAAGGCGGAGTTCATCCGCCGGCTGGCCGGCACGGGCCTGACCACGATCGAGGCGACGAGCTTCGTCCACCCCAAGTGGGTCCCCCAGCTGGCCGACGCCGAGGACCTGTACCCGCGGATCTCCGACCTGCCGGTGGAGCTGCCGGTGCTGGTGCCGAACGAACGCGGCCTGGACCGGGCCCTCGCGCTCGGCGCGCGCCGGGTCGCGGTGTTCGCCAGCGCGACCGAGTCCTTCGCCAAGGCCAACCTCAACCGCACGGTGGACGAGGCGCTGGCCATGTTCGAGCCCGTGGTGACCCGGGCGAAGGGGCAGGGCGACGACGTCCGGGTACGGGGCTACCTCTCGATGTGCTTCGGCGACCCGTGGGAGGGCCCGGTCGCCGTCCCCCAGGTGGTGCGGGTCTGCCGGGCCCTGCTGGACATGGGCTGCGACGAGCTGAGCCTCGGCGACACCATCGGGGTGGCGACCCCGGGCCATGTGACGGCCCTGCTCGCCGCGCTGACCGAGGCGGGCGTGCCGGTCTCGGCGCTGGGTGTCCACTTCCACGACACCTACGGCCAGGCCCTGGCCAACACGCTGGCCGCGCTCCAGCGGGGCGTCACCACGGTCGACGCCTCGGCCGGCGGGCTGGGCGGCTGCCCCTTCGCGAAGTCCGCCACCGGCAATCTCGCCACCGAAGACCTCGTGTGGATGCTGCGGGGCCTCGGCATCGACACCGGGGTCGACCTCGGCCGTCTCGTCGCCACAAGCGTCTGGATGGCCGCGCACCTGGGCCGACCGAGCCCGTCCCGCACCGTTCGAGCCCTCTCCCACCAGGAGTCGTGA